The Verrucomicrobiota bacterium nucleotide sequence GGCCTGCACGTCTTTACGCTCGTCGGCGAGCGCTACGAAACCAGAATCGTCAGGGAAGGCAAACTATCGCCGCAGGCCTTGCCGGGTATCGAGGTCGATGTGGGCACCCTGTTCGGCGGCGCTTGAGGGAGTGGTCCCCGAGTCCGTGGCAAGCCACTCAAGCCGGATAGAAAACCCCGGCCACTCAGCCGGGGTTCTGTTCCAAACCACGCAACCCACCCTAAATAGGTGTATTGTTGCCGGGAACTTACGCCTCCCCTCCCGGCCCGCAACCACACGCCGCAGATGGGCCTCGCATTTAACCAAGCTGATCCCCCGTTTGCCATGTACTCCAGCAGGTCATTGAGCGCCACGCGCCGGTGTTTACCGGCAAAGGTACAGGGGAGCTGATTGGATTTGATGAGCGACACCAGGTGCGGCCGCGACACGCCTAAAAGGTTGGCGGCGGCCTGGGTGGTGAGCTTTTGATCTTGCGGCACCAGCGTGATGACCTGGTGGTGCTCGATGATGCGTTTGACCTGCAAGAGCAGCTGGTAAATGTCCTCGGGCAGTTCGGTCCGGTTGCCCTGCGGGTCGACCAGGGCCGGGTGCTCGGGTTGATCCAGGGCGGACAAAAACCGGTTCAAGAGGTCCCGTTCCCGCTCATCCGACGGGGTCAGGTCCAGGAAGGTCGTGTCAAACCTGGAAGTCGTCGGTTTCATTTGTATTTTTGTGTCACGCCCCCGGCCTGGGTGACACAAGGGCTGTCACGCCTTGCGCGCGGCCTTGACCCCACCGGGGGCGAAAACGCGGCAGGCGCGGGCGGCTGCAAGGGCCGGGAGGCCGTTTTTGATGCCGGGGTTTGCCTTGCGACTTTGAGTACCGCAACCTGGGGCAATGGACGATGAGGACGTGGAATTACGCTTAGGACCGCCCTGGTTTTGCGATCGCTGCGGTCAGGCGATCGAGTCGGTGGAGCACGGGTGGGTCCGAGTGGCTCACCGGGCGTTTGCCGGACGGCAGTTTTTTTAGCGAAGACCTGCAATTGGTGCATCACCCGACGGCGCACAATAAGCGGGATGCAGACGGCGGGCTGAAATCGTCGTGCCAATACGACGAGAACCAAACTTATTCCGCGCGACAAATGACCGTCCCAGGCCATCACCTGGGCCACTTCCTTGGCGTGAACGGCTTATCGGAATTGCTTGCGCTACCCCGGACGCAAAAGCTGCCCTGGGAAGAGGCGGCCGAGATGATCCGGCGAACGTTGCGGCAGGCTTCCGTGACAGTCAAGGCACTAAAATGGGCCGCTTGAATTTGCGCCGCTCCTCGGGGGCGTCACGTAGGCATAATCGCTTTGCCAAGCGGGAGCCTTTAGACAATCCCCCCGGTCGCTTAGGCACTTTGGGGGATTTTAACCTACACGTTCCCTCACTTACGGTTAGAGTTTTGCATGTCGCGAAAGGCCAGGAAAGCAAAACGACGGGGCCCGCACCCGGCCCCTCCGCCGATGCTGAATGCGGCACAGGCCGCTTTGGCTCGCCGGCTCCAGGCCCGTGAGGCCAACATCACCTTGCGGGTTAACCCGCCCGGTGTCGAAAAAATGTCGGAGGTGTTGCTTCGCTTTGCTGACCCGATCCTGGATCGTTCGGCGCCCCTCGAAGAGATCCGGGCCACCTTACTTTTCGCGATGACCATTTGGAATTACGCGTTGCTGCCGGCCGAGGCACGCTCGGAGTCTAAGGGCCTGCTCAGAGAGGTCATCAGTGACCCGTGGGTGAGCTCCGTGGTGCAGCGGCTTCTCGAACGCAAGGCTCAGCTTTTTGCCGACAATCAACGGATGTTCTACGATCTCGAAGTCTACCAGAAGGGGGACGAGCTGAAGGTCAACGTCGT carries:
- a CDS encoding helix-turn-helix domain-containing protein produces the protein MKPTTSRFDTTFLDLTPSDERERDLLNRFLSALDQPEHPALVDPQGNRTELPEDIYQLLLQVKRIIEHHQVITLVPQDQKLTTQAAANLLGVSRPHLVSLIKSNQLPCTFAGKHRRVALNDLLEYMANGGSAWLNARPICGVWLRAGRGGVSSRQQYTYLGWVAWFGTEPRLSGRGFLSGLSGLPRTRGPLPQAPPNRVPTSTSIPGKACGDSLPSLTILVS